Within Zonotrichia albicollis isolate bZonAlb1 chromosome 18, bZonAlb1.hap1, whole genome shotgun sequence, the genomic segment aattttttttttcttaagttcctttaaaaaaacaactctGCTTTGAAGATTTAggatttctgctttttctttggtTAAGCAAATTTATAAATTTAGGGATGTTTTGTGCATATAGAATCTGTCACCAGTATGTATCTTGTTTTGAAGAAAGTGTTTTTGTTGTGGATGTGTCATGCTGTATATATTTGTTCATATTTTTGTGAATTGAATACTATGTACCATTGTATTATAGTAACTTTTATAAAGCAAACCATAAATATACTGACTTTTCTTACAGAAAAATTATGTTGTGCTTAATATATTACCTGGGAGCTGTGAGAGCTCAGGGAGGCAGATGCAGAACAAGAACAGTGTGAAGAACTGATTTTCAGCAAAGTTTACTGAAAATATTCATTCTGGTGAGCAGGAAATTAATTTAAGCAACATTGTATTGCATGAAAGAAATATGTGAGTGATTCTAGTCTATAAACTTTGTCTCAGTATTAACAATGTTGAGAGCCTtggagagctggagcagagctctccTGACACTGAACCAGGAGTCCCAAATGTATCCAACCTCTGCAGGTGAGGggtccctgctcctccttctcccctggATTGCTCTGATTTCATatcctgtatttatttatttgtttttaacttTATGGAGGCAAAAGCCCTTAACCACCAGCTGAGGGGTCAGAGATGTGTGAGGCTGTTGTGGCCAGAggctctttgctttctttcttttaaattcattttattCAGATTGTTGGACTTGGGTGATTCATGTGGGTCCCTtgcaggatattctgtgattgtCTGAAATCTGGatgagctctgctccctgggacccagggaaggggcagctggggcagctgctcaggTTTGGCCCATGCACCCCCAACAAtggggggctgctgctgggggtcaGGGTGGCCTCTCTGAGCTTTCATTCACAAATAAACACCTGGAGCAGGGCCAAGGGGAATggctgagggaggaggaggtggaagaGACAGGAcagaggctggaggagagctcagctcctgcattgctcaggtgggcacaggcagggctgcagcacagcctgggggctcagcaggaggggctgggagggggctgggggtcaGAGGAGcccaccctgggctgggggctggggctgctcagggtctgagagctgccctgctggggaaAAGGGAACGGGGGGCTGTGgaggggctgtgcagcaccccagggtgtccctgcagcaccccagggtgtcctgcagcccctgggaacACAGGGACTCCCCAGGCACTCAGGCCAGGCAGAAAAGGGATTTATTGCTTTGTGGAGGAATTCCCTGTGCAAAGGACAACTCCAGAGCAACACCCAGAGGGGACTTTGCACATGCAGCCAGGATCTGAGCCAAGGaactgctgccagtgccagcaatTACTGCTGCAAACATGGGAGAAACCCCAACCCATCATTAATGCAGGAATTTACAGGTATTAGAGCAAGACTGTTGCCTTGGGAAGGCTGAAATATGCAAATACAATTAATTCTCATTCCAGAGTGTTGGAGCTACCCTAAAACCATGTTTATTCTCAGCAAATTCAAATTGAAGATTGAGTCTAAAAGCAATTAAACCAAAATCTTACAAAAGGAGATGTGCAGAGAGGAAAACGCCTCCGTGCTGTCGCAGCTTCCCGTGTAGCTAAAATTAAAACTTTGGGTAGACTGAATTTGAGCACTGCCAGTTGtttcttctctcttccttttAGCTGCATGTCTTTGGCACATGCCTTAGACCTGCCCTTAGTTAAGAATTCCATGGTTTGGATCAGATGAAGCTGCTTTTTGAGAGTGTGTTTGCTATTTCCCACAGCCCATCTCCCAGGAGGCCACGgaagggcagtgccagggctgggctgggagagctcttgGGTCCTTTTGCATTGTCCAGCTTGGCAGTGGCTTCCCTGGGTGCGTGGCACTCCAGTCTGGGCTATTTACCAAAACATGGGGTGTTTCCCAGTTCATTTGGGatgcagctccttggggatgagggtggcactgctgccatcccCTACATCCTCCTGGTCTCCCCGTTGGGCTCCAGCACAGTCAGGTTTCCTCTGGCATCCTGATCCATTTCGATGGCCTCAAACAGAGACTTGAAGTTCCCAGCACCGAAGCCCTGCAGGGGTGGCACCGTTAGGGACCAGGGCTTGGCCCTGAGGGCTCCTGGCCAGGACCAGAGGGAGAAACTCAAACCAACCTGGTGGTTGTGCCTCTGGATCACCTCCAGAAACACCGTGGGTCTGTCTTGGACTGGTTTGGTGAAGATCTGCAGCAAGTAGCCTTTTTCGTCAAAATCCACCAGGATTTTCAGctcctggagaaaagaaatgaGGGGACAGCTCAAAGAGCCACAGAGGAGCAGGTGGGGCTCTCTGTGTCACTcacatccctgcagggactgtggGGAGCTGCCTTTCCCCCCTGACTCACCTCCAGCTTGTCAATGTTCTCCTTCACTTTGATTTTGGCAGTTTTGAGCCTCTCCCGCAGCACCTGGTAGTAGCTGGAGGGCACATCCATGAACTGCATGCCCCTCTGCTTCAGGTTGGTGATCTGCAAGGCAGGGGAgacccagcagggctcagcttgGGAGGGGTTTGTGCCAGGAGCGTTTCCTGGCATGGGCAGTGTCAGGAGATGCTTTCCCATGGCCCATGCTTTTCCCATGGCATTGGCCAACCTCAGGCATGAGAACCTGCCTCATCATTTCACTTTGGCACCAGGAATGGGCAGGCCCAAGGTGTCctccccaggcactgcagagagctgtgcaggATCATTTGTCCTGCTCTGGCCTGATGCCTTGGTCTGGAGAGGAGCCCAAACCTGGGTGCTCAACCCAGgcctgcccctgccccagctgaaGGTGGGTGATGGGCTGtggggctcagcctgggctggctgtgtcccACCAGGCACCCTGCAAGGACAAAGGTGCCACCAAGGCCCCTGCAGACCCCAACTGCCTTAAGCTGGAGGAacaggcagctcccagctgcagcaggtcccTTTGACCCCTGGGCAGTTAGTGCTGGTTGTAAAACAACCACAGCACAAAGGCCATGAGCTCTGTGTCCTTGTACCCTGACAGGGGCATGGTGCACCCTGTGATGAGCAGCACcgtgcccagagccagggcagggagtgccagggcaggggggtcccagggcagggagatcccagggcagggggtcccagggcaggggggtcccagggcaggggggtcccagggcagggagtgccagggcagggagatcccagggcagggagtgtcccagggcagggggtcccagggcaggggggtcccagggcaggggggtcccagggcagggagtgccagggcagggggtcccagggcagggggtcccagggcaggggggtcccagggctgcACTCACCGCTGAGATGATGTCGGGGGTGTTGAGTGCGATGTGCTGAACTCCGGCCCCTCCGTAGTAATCAATGTATTCCTGCAGGGAAAAGATGTCACCATGGCAGTGACAGCACAGCTACAGCTGTGAAGGGATGGTGTGGGCTTAAAAATGTGCAGGCAAGATCAGCCCAGGGGCACCACACGATGACAGACACTGTTGATGAGATGGGGTAAActggctctgcccagcagctcccctgggGTTTGTCAGGCCCAAGCTGAGCCAGGATTCCTTTCTAGCAGCCACtttcacacagcagctctgctctggctccaCATCACTGACCCTTGGTCCCTGTTCCTTCACCAAGATCCCCCTGGGAGTAGAGGCAGCCACATGGATCAAGCACCAGCATCCACCCACCTGAATCTGGGATTTCTTCTTGCCAGGGGCTGGCTCATTGATGGGCATCTTGATGGTCTCCTCGTAGTTGGTGACCACGATGGAGCGCAGGGCGCTGAACTCGGTGTGCAGCTGCTTGTCATCCACTGACCAGAAGCGGTGGAAGAGCAGGTTCTTCTGGTACCTGCCCAGGTCACCAGGGCACAGTCAAGGCCTTGCTCCATCCCCACAGCAATGGAGCTGTGCTCTGGCTTCATCAGCCCTGGCAGGAGTGGTGAgaccagcagagctgtgctgctgctccatcccacccccaccagctctgcccaccCTTACCAGTCTGCCACTGGGACCATCTGGAGGTCAGGCTGGTTCCCCACAACGTGATCAACAAAGCTGAGCTTGCCACTTGGTCTGTGGGGGGAGACAAGGGGGGGTCTCAGCCAGGCTCAGGGGttcccacagctcagggggctgcagggcaaGGCAGTGGGGACCTGTCCAGCTCCTCGGTGGGATATCCCACCAGAACACGatggcagagccaggcaggagccTCTGGAAAGTACTCACAGCTTGGGCAGCAGGGGGTCCTTGAAGAGGGGTGGGTGGTACCCAGGGAGGAACAGGCCCTTGTAGTTGAGCTTCTCTATCAAGGTGTGGGTGGTGTCACCGTACTGTGAGGGGTTAAAGTGGTTGTGTTGCGGCTTTGTTTGTGCAGGGGCCTCCCAGGTGCAGGCAGCAccatggccctgccctgccactcACCGTCTGGATCACTGCGAATTTCACCTTCCCAAATTTGTCCTGCTCCACCCACGGCTCCTTCACCACCACAGCACCGCGCTCCTTGGCTTTCTGGGCAGAAGGAGAGAGATCCTGTCCTGCCACAGCCCCCCCAGGCCAGGGGGAGACATCCCCAggccc encodes:
- the HPD gene encoding 4-hydroxyphenylpyruvate dioxygenase is translated as MTSYTDKGEKHQRGRFIHFHSITFWVGNAKQAASYYCNKLGFEELAYRGLETGSREVVSHVIKQDKIVFVFSSALNPGNEEMGEHLVKHGDGVKDVAFEVEDCDFIVQKAKERGAVVVKEPWVEQDKFGKVKFAVIQTYGDTTHTLIEKLNYKGLFLPGYHPPLFKDPLLPKLPSGKLSFVDHVVGNQPDLQMVPVADWYQKNLLFHRFWSVDDKQLHTEFSALRSIVVTNYEETIKMPINEPAPGKKKSQIQEYIDYYGGAGVQHIALNTPDIISAITNLKQRGMQFMDVPSSYYQVLRERLKTAKIKVKENIDKLEELKILVDFDEKGYLLQIFTKPVQDRPTVFLEVIQRHNHQGFGAGNFKSLFEAIEMDQDARGNLTVLEPNGETRRM